Below is a window of Halolamina sp. CBA1230 DNA.
TCGAGGCCCACCAGGTGAGCACGATCCCCGGCGACATGACCGAGGAGGAGACCCGCGATCGGCTCCGCCGCGAACTCGGTGGGTCCGACGCCGACGTCGTGATCTCGGACATGGCGCCGAACATGACCGGCGAGTACGAGCTCGACCACGCGCGTTCGGTCCACCTCGCGCGGATCGCGTTCGAGACCGCCGAGGAGGTGCTCGCTCCCGGCGGCGACTTCGTCGCCAAGGTGTTCCAGGGGAAGGATCTGGACGACCTCGAGGCCGATATCGAGGGGTCGTTCAAGTACGTCCGCCGCGTGAACCCCGAGGCCTCCCGGGACTCCTCCAGCGAGGTGTACCTGGTCGGGAAGGGGTACACCACTGCACCCGTCGCCGAGGGCGATCAGCGCTCGGTCGAGATCACCGACACCGGCGATGAGGGTGACGGCATCGCGAAGGTCGAGGGGTTCACCGTGTTCGTCGCCGGCGCCGACGAGGGGGAGACGGTGGAAGTCACGATCACCGACGTGAAACCCAACTTCGCGTTCGCCGAGCGCGTCGACTGACCCGCTGGAGTCGATTAGCTGGAGATCCAGGCGTACGTCTGGATCGAGCCGAACAGCAGCGCGAGCACGCCGTTCTGGACGAGAAGCACGTGCTCGGCGTTCGCTGGGGGCGCGGTCCGGACCCACAGCGTCAGCAGGCCGAACAGCGTCGTCAGCACGAGGTTGTACTTCGCCAGCACTAGCCAGGTGTCCTGGTCGAGGGAGACGAGGCCGTCACTGCCCATGCTCGTTCGTGGTGATGCGACGGGAGGAAGCTGTCGGCCGACTCAGTCGAACCGGAGGAGCTCCGAGCCGGTCCGCCAGTTGTACAGTTCGACGACTGCGGCAGCGCCCATCAGCACCGCGAACACCGACAGCACGACCGACCCGTTCCGGACCGCGCTCGCACCCACCGCTCCGGCACAGACACCGAGACTGATCGGTGGGGATGCGGGGTGGTCGCGGACCGCAGGGATCAGCCCCGCGAGGAGGAAGAGGGTCACGAGTCCCGCCACCACGTACTCCAGCGTGGTGACGCTCCCGTAGCGGATCTGGAGCGCGAGGAACCCCAACCAGAGCAGGAGGAAGCCGACGCCGGTCGCGATCCGGAACTGTTCGGCGGAGGGCACACCGCGATCGACGCACGCTCCTGGCAAAACGCTGCCGGAGGTCAAAGCCGCATGTACTCGGTGCCGGCCCGCCAGTTGTACAGTTCGACCAGCGTGCCGACCGCGCTGAACACGGCGAGGATCCCGACCAGCAGCGTCCCGCTCCCGACGTAGCCGACGGTACAGACCGCCGCCGCGAACGCCGCGCCGAGTGCGTTGTACGCCTCGTGCTCCCGCACCCGTGGGACCGCGCTCACGGCGAAGAAGACCGTCCCGAGCGCGACCAGCCCGTACGCCCACGCCGCCGAGTCGCCGCGGCGGACGACGAAGGCGCCACCGACGACCGCGATCAGCACCGCCGCGGCGGCGTACAGCCCCGTCTGGACCCGTTGCTCGTCCATCGACGGCCACTCGGGGCGCCGGCGAGAAAAAGCCACGCAGTCGGCGCCGCTACTCCGGTCGGCGGTGGCTGGCGCGGCGGTAGCTGTACAGTTCGACCACGAGTCCGCCCGCGGCGAGGACCGCGAACACGCCGATCGCGTCGACGGCCGTCGCGCCGACGCCGGGCGAGGAGCGGACGGCGAGATACCACAGCGAGAACAGCGCGGCGACGTAGCCCGCGTTCAGGAGGCCGTACGCACGGTGAGCACGGACACCGGAGAACGCGCTCGCGCCGAGAAAGGCCGCACACAGGGCCAACATCGCGATCACTGCGGGGTCGACCGCCCCGGCGACGAACACGAACCCGACGGTGCCGGCTGCGGCGAGGAGGGCGGCGACGGCCGCGAGGGCGCTCCAGACGGGGCTGGTGATCTCCATACACCGACTTTCGACGCTTGCTGACAAAAAACGTCGGTCGGCGGACTGCTACGACGCGAACAGCCGCCGATCGTTCTCGTCACGTCGCTGGACCGCGCCGACCACCGCGTAGACGAACGGCGTGTCGATCAGTGCGATCGCCAGCTTCAGCACGTACTGGCCGACGATCAGCGCGGCGACGCTCGGCGCGGGGCCGCCGTCGACCAGCTTCAGCCCCATCTCGGCGCCGATCCCCAGTTCGGGGAGCAGCCAGAACGCGACGCCGACGAAGATCACCGTATCGATGAGCTGGCTGCTCGCCGTCGAACCGATGTTCCGGAGCCAGAGCTTCTCGCCGTCGGTCGCCTCCTTCAGCCGGTGGAAGGCGATCACGTCCCAGTTCTGGCTGGCGACGTAGGCCAGCAGGCTGCCCGCGACGATGTTCGTCGAGGCGCCGAGCACTGAGGAGAACGTGCTCGCGAACTCGGGGTTGGCGGCGGGGGCGACGATGGTGCTCCAGACCAGCGCCAGCACGACGAAGTTCATCAGGAAGGCGACGTTGACCAGTTCGCGGGCGGCCCGCTTCCCGTACAGTTCGGCGTAGCAGTCCGACGCGAAGTAGGTCACCGCGTACGCGAGCGCGGCGCCCGGGAGCGTGAGCGCGCTGCCCGCGACGGGGATCGAGAACGGCAGCTGGAAGGAGAGCAGCTTCGCGGCGGTGAGCTGTGCG
It encodes the following:
- a CDS encoding 23S rRNA (uridine(2552)-2'-O)-methyltransferase, which encodes MTRKDDYYNRAKQEGYRARSAYKLQQLDDTANLFDDGDTVVDLGAAPGGWLQVAAEEVGPQGKVVGVDLQRIDDLEAHQVSTIPGDMTEEETRDRLRRELGGSDADVVISDMAPNMTGEYELDHARSVHLARIAFETAEEVLAPGGDFVAKVFQGKDLDDLEADIEGSFKYVRRVNPEASRDSSSEVYLVGKGYTTAPVAEGDQRSVEITDTGDEGDGIAKVEGFTVFVAGADEGETVEVTITDVKPNFAFAERVD
- a CDS encoding queuosine precursor transporter, which produces MSADRRPLPVDRLLLVALFVTALVVAQLTAAKLLSFQLPFSIPVAGSALTLPGAALAYAVTYFASDCYAELYGKRAARELVNVAFLMNFVVLALVWSTIVAPAANPEFASTFSSVLGASTNIVAGSLLAYVASQNWDVIAFHRLKEATDGEKLWLRNIGSTASSQLIDTVIFVGVAFWLLPELGIGAEMGLKLVDGGPAPSVAALIVGQYVLKLAIALIDTPFVYAVVGAVQRRDENDRRLFAS